In the genome of Pempheris klunzingeri isolate RE-2024b chromosome 11, fPemKlu1.hap1, whole genome shotgun sequence, one region contains:
- the LOC139209542 gene encoding putative helicase mov-10-B.1: MFPPKAELMKYKIMVTTLLTAGRLVTGGIPQGHYSYLFVDEAGQAAETECIVPIAGLLTPQRCQVVLAGDPKQLGPTIMSRMAKNYGMDVSLLERLMRDINLYKSHQSHGFNDRFVTKLLRNYRSHPAILKIPNELFYEGELQPYAHAEKCNLYSTWECLPKKGFPLIFHGVAGTHERDNDSPSVYNMAEVEVLKEYLKALVHHHKKDRTRIKPGEIGIIAPYRKQVEKIQNALRIDKDLRKENLENILIGSVEQFQGKEFNVILVSAVRSNPKLTAHKQQFTLGFVDDEKRFNVAMTRAQALLIVIGDPRVLKADQIWNRFIHYCSKEGGYRGITVSEEEEEDTSMYTQQTSEESDSATAGSC; the protein is encoded by the exons ATGTTTCCCCCTAAAGCAGAGCTGATGAAGTATAAGATCATGGTCACCACCCTACTAACTGCAGGAAG gcTAGTGACGGGAGGGATTCCCCAAGGCCATTACTCTTACCTCTTTGTGGATGAGGCAGGGCAGGCTGCAGAAACAGAGTGTATCGTCCCTATAGCAG GTTTACTGACACCACAGAGATGCCAGGTAGTGCTGGCTGGAGATCCTAAACAGTTAGGTCCCACCATCATGTCCAGAATGGCAAAGAACTATGGCATGG ATGTGTCCCTGTTGGAGCGTCTGATGCGGGACATCAACCTTTACAAGTCACATCAGAGTCATGGATTCAACGACCGCTTTGTCACCAAATTACTGAGGAACTACAG GTCCCATCCCGCAATTCTGAAAATTCCCAATGAGCTCTTTTATGAAGGAGAGCTTCAGCCTTATGCTCATGCAGAGAAATGCAATTTATACTCCACCTGGGAATGCCTCCCCAAGAAA gGTTTCCCTTTGATCTTCCATGGAGTGGCAGGTACTCATGAACGTGACAATGACAGTCCCTCTGTTTACAACATGGCAGAGGTGGAGGTGTTGAAGGAATACTTAAAAGCCCTTGTCCATCATCACAAAAAGGATAGGACCAGAATTAAACCAGGAGAAATCGGCATTATTGCCCCATACAGAAAACAA GTGGAGAAAATCCAAAACGCCCTTCGGATAGACAAAGATCTCAGGAAGGAAAACTTGGAAAACATATTG ATTGGCTCAGTGGAACAGTTTCAGGGTAAAGAGTTCAACGTGATTCTGGTGTCTGCAGTGCGCAGCAATCCCAAACTGACGGCGCACAAGCAACAATTCACTCTAGGTTTTGTTGATGATGAGAAG AGGTTCAACGTGGCAATGACCCGAGCACAGGCCTTACTGATTGTGATTGGAGACCCAAGGGTTTTGAAAGCTGACCAAATCTGGAACAG ATTTATCCATTACTGCTCCAAAGAGGGGGGTTACCGAGGCATTACAGTCtcggaagaggaagaggaagatacATCGATGTACACTCAACAAACCTCTG AGGAGAGTGATTCAGCAACTGCTGGGTCCTGTTGA